TTGGCGCGTGAAGAGAGTTGGATATTGGATGACTTCCCTTCGCTACGTTTCTTTGGCGCATGCGCAGGCGCTAACTCATATTTCTGGCTAGAAGCACAAGACCAGGGGGGCGGGACTATCCTCTCGCTTCTTAAACCGGCAAGGATGATACAGGTTGACGCGGTGAATAGGACCATCGAGGAGGTCGCATGGCTGGACGGGATTCCTATCGCCGCATTGGTATGGGATTGGCGTGGATTATGGGTTTTTGCGGGCGGTTCATTTGGTGAGGATGAGCGGATGCCGTTAGGGGTAGCGTTCTGGTCATTTCAGGATACAACGCCCGAGGTTTCCCGGCTGTTGCCGGACAGGGCAGGGTCGGACAGTGCTCGGCCGGGCGGAGGGATTGGCGGGCGCATATACTACGGCATGCAGAGAATGGCCGTTGACGACATACCCACTCTATGGTTTGCCACGGATAAGGCGGTCTGCCGGTGGACACCGGATCCTGAGCTGATCCCGATGCCGTATGAGGCGCGGATTGAGGCGCGGGCGAAGGGAGGAGGCGAGGTCGAGGTGGAGATAGAGTTCGACAACCTGCGCATCATTCGCAACGACGCGACGCTTCACCTCAAGGCAGAGTATCTGCGCGAGGGAGAGGATGAACCCATCCCCCTGCAAGAGCATATAAGCGTCTATCACGAGTTTCAGCCGCAGGAGACGTTCCGCTACTCGTTCGAGTACTTCCCGTTCGTGCTGCCGTCAATGGACAGGATACGTTACTCCGTATATACAACTTATATCGACGTCAACGCCCCACCAGCCACACCGGAAGACGAGCCGATAATCACCTCGAACGTCGCGACGGCCGAGGTGACGCTAAACTGACCCGATGCAAAGCCTCGCACGTTCCGAGCTCGGCCAGGTTACGGGAGCGGAGGCTCTCCGCCTACGACGGGAACGGGGCGATGAGTGCCCACGGCACACGGGTGACACATTTCGATGTGCACCGCAAGCTGGCGCCTCGCACGTTCCGAGCTCGGCTTATCTGCCGAAGCGACAGGGACGGGACGACGACGTGGGATTACTACTACAATTATGATGGCCGGCTATATGGCATTGACAAGGACTCGTCGAGCGTCCAGACGAATACATATAACCCCGACGGGACAAGGCGCTCTATTGGCAACGGAGGCAACATGGGAGCTCAAAGAATCTTGATTGTGGTTGGAGTAACGATCGGCGGCCGCGCTGGCGGCTGCTGTCATTTTGGGTGGAGAGGGACCTATGGAACTGGGGCTTAAGGGCAAAGTAGTTGTAGTCTGCGGCGCAAGCGGCGGCCTGGGCAGGGCGACCGCTGAGGCGTTCGCAAAGGAAGGCTCGAAGGTGGTCATCGCATCACGCAACGAGGCGGCCTTGAAGCAGGCGGCAGCAGAGATCATCGGAAGCACATCGGAGAACATGGTCGAGGCGCCCATTGTGGCGCCTGTGGTGGCCGACCTCTCGACGAGTGAGGGCATAGACATGTTGATTGATACCGCAGTGGAGCAGTTCGGGGCAGTTCACGTCCTCTTCACCAACACCGGCGGCCCGCCCGCAGGGGCGTTTTCGGACTTCGCGGACGACGACTGGCAGCGCGCCTTTGAGCAGCTATTGCTCTTCGTAGTCCGAATCATCCGCAGGGTCCTGCCGATCATGAAGAGGCAGAACTTTGGCCGAATCATCAACAACACCTCGATAGCGGTTAAGGAGCCGATACCAGAGCTTTTACTCTCCAACGTCTTCCGAAGCGGCGTCGTGAGTCTCGCCAAGACGCTCTCGCGCGAACTTGCTCAACACAACATTCTCATAAACAACCTCTGCCCAGGCTACCACGCCACAAGGCGCGTCGAGCAGCTCGTCGCCTCGAATGCCAAGAGGCTCGGCAAATCCGAGCAGGAGGTGCTGGACGGGATCGCCTCGACCATACCCGTTGGTCGGCTCGGACGGCCAGAAGAACTCGCGGCGGCCGTTGTGTTCCTTGCGTCGGATGCGGCGAGCAACATCACTGGCGCTACGATACAGGTTGATGGCGGCGCGATGCGGGGCCTCTTCTAAAGTCTTGCTCCCAGGTTACGCCAGAAACCGCCACCGGTTGCATCTCGCCGCCACCAGACAACTCGCTCCCGCGCAACCGCTGCCGCATCACGAGGTCTCTTGGCAGAGGCCGCAGGATCGTGGTAACATTACTATATATTGGCCTATCGCAAGATGAACCTAAGGACCAATTGTAGGCAAAAAGCGGAATTGATTAGGAGTTTAGGCATGAATCGACGCTTATGCATGAGATCGGTTGTTTTCGTCTGCCTTTTGCTTGCGACGCTGACTTGCGTATCCGGGGCGCAGACGATCTTACCCTCGAGCACGATCATTAACTGGACAGATCTGTGGCTGAATTCCCTATTCGCTGATTTCTGGGTGAAGAACGGGGCCTTCTGTTATAGGACTGATGGAGGCATAGTTTATGGCCGGACTGATGACGGGTCCTACACAGTGTTCACAAACGGTAACGGTCTCCCTGGTGCTCGCTCCGTTTTGCGATTGGCGGCTGATTCGCTCGGGCTGTTGTGGGTTAAGTTCGACTTGCGCTACGACGACCCCCGGCCAGAGTTACAGGTTTTTGATGGCATCGAGTGGCGGGAAGTCGGCGAAGGAGAGAGCTTCCATCTCCTACCGGATGGCAACTATGGTGTCTGGGCCTGGCTTGGGGAGTCGCTGAAGCACTATGGCTTGAAACCGCCTTCGGAGGGAGAATACGACTCACGCGACTATGGTCTTGAGAGGTGGCCATTTCGGTCCGGTATTGACTCGGATGGTCACCTGTGGGGCATCGGTCCGGCCCCCTACGATGAAGATGGGCCGAATAGGATATACAGTTTCGATGGACAGAATCTCACTTCCTATCAGCCACCGGGGGGGTTAGAGCCCGAGCGGGTCCTCCGCGTCGATTCGCGGGACAGAAAATGGTTCGGGGTAGCGGATGAGCGGATCGGTCGGCTAGATGGTGACGCGTGGTCGATCTGGGGTGTCGAGGATGGTCTGCCAGAGGGTGTGGGTTGGACGGAGATCGCATTCGATGAGAATGCCCGGCCCTACTTCCTGGGAGAGGAAGACGTCGTGACAGATCCGTCGTTTGAGGTTCTGGTGCACTTCGACGGGGTCTTTTGGCAAGAGGTGCAGCTGCCGGGGGGAGCGGACGTCTGGCTGGCGAGTATAGCCTCCGATGAGGCGGGGACTCTGTATGGTCTGTGCGAGGCGCCGATCTATAGCCGCTCGCTGTATAGGCTTGGGGGTGACGCCTGGGAGAAAGTGACCGAGATAACGTCTCCGGTTACCGGACGTGAAGTATCTAACGTCGCAGCTGACAAGGAAGACGGTGTCTGGTTCTACTCCTATAGCTGTTACACGGGAAGGTCATCCATTACCCACATGGGTTCGCAGGGGTTCACGATCTTCGACGACTACTCAGAAGATGGGTTCCACGTGATTAAGGTCGATTCGGACAACAACAAGTGGTTTGGCGGCTCAGCACTGCTCGTAACAAAGGACATGCAGGACGTCTTCTACGCGCCCTCCAGCCGATACATCTGGGACATCGCATTTGCGGCAGACGGGACCGCTTACGTTGCGTGCACGGGGAGGCTCTATCGGATTACGGCGGATAAGGTCTCCTTCGATGACATGAGCTGGGTCTGCAATGGAGCGATATGGGATGTG
This region of bacterium genomic DNA includes:
- a CDS encoding SDR family oxidoreductase; protein product: MELGLKGKVVVVCGASGGLGRATAEAFAKEGSKVVIASRNEAALKQAAAEIIGSTSENMVEAPIVAPVVADLSTSEGIDMLIDTAVEQFGAVHVLFTNTGGPPAGAFSDFADDDWQRAFEQLLLFVVRIIRRVLPIMKRQNFGRIINNTSIAVKEPIPELLLSNVFRSGVVSLAKTLSRELAQHNILINNLCPGYHATRRVEQLVASNAKRLGKSEQEVLDGIASTIPVGRLGRPEELAAAVVFLASDAASNITGATIQVDGGAMRGLF